The following coding sequences lie in one Arachis ipaensis cultivar K30076 chromosome B03, Araip1.1, whole genome shotgun sequence genomic window:
- the LOC110269437 gene encoding uncharacterized protein LOC110269437, with translation MCIILNQKNDKRFQEQVYCLPPDIANMALSKHPKGEFISPKTNKEFKVEDYPSFIPFIDAKKLTSHRYIFAPVCYSGHWWLWVIDTTKRRCHILDPLHKKAPSEERKQLNKFTGYVFSRLRAYAGGEPLKKDEKEKEIKASYVKISGQKSSYDCAIYVMKWLELIEPENIKKGKYEWDNWKQEEVDHYRVEYASQILFSEMNKERDQAIRESNAIRLSKPSSVLLSPFCQINSTDIETA, from the exons ATGTGCATCATCCTCAACCAGAAAAATGATAAAAGGTTTCAAGAACaagtatactgtctcccccccGATATTGCG AACATGGCCCTTTCGAAGCACCCAAAGGGGGAATTCATATCACCTAAAACCAATAAAGAATTCAAGGTGGAAGACTACCCGAGTTTTATTCCCTTCATAGATGCAAAAAAATTAACTTCTCATCGatat atttttgcacctgtttgcTACTCGGGCCATTGGTGGTTATGGGTGATTGATACAACAAAGCGGAGATGTCatatacttgacccgctacacaaGAAAGCTCCAAGCGAAGAGAGAAAGCAGCTTAATAAATTTACT GGATATGTATTTTCAAGATTGAGAGCATATGCCGGTGGGGAACCTCTGAAGAAAGACGAGAAGGAGAAGGAAATTAAAGCATCATATGTTAAAATATCAGGCCAAAAATCAAG ctatgactgcgctatctacgttatgaagtggcttgagttaattgagccggaaaacattaaaaagggaaagtatgaatgggataattggaaacag gaggaggtggaccactatagagtggaGTATGCTTCGCAGATACTATTCAGTGAAATGAATAAAGAGAGAGATCAAGCAATTAGAGAGAGTAATGCAATAAGGCTATCGAAGCCATCCTCCGTATTATTGAGTCCGTTTTGTCAAATAAATTCTACTGATATAGAAACTGCGTAA
- the LOC110269438 gene encoding uncharacterized protein LOC110269438 produces the protein MMDIGVGNEEERLMFKRIFILYIQMAFLLPTTINKISPVHLAPIFEMDSITERNWGGHVLTFIIKGITDYKEKKKKAIDGCLFVLMIIYFHLSKNKGKKRAERPPKPWIANWSKEQLVERMSAETEKILGIVKMVETREKMKKIEKKEKKTRNKKNKKRKASSTSSSETETTTDNGSSTSESETQEDSEDSPRKHPSKKGKK, from the exons ATGATGGATATTGGCGTTGGTAACGAAGAGGAACGCctaatgttcaagaggattttcatcctctatatacagatggcgttccttttgccaacgacaataaacaaaatctcgcCTGTGCACCTGGCCCCAATTTTTGAGATGGACAGCATAACGGAGCGAAACTGGGGGGGGCATGTTTTGACCTTTATCATCAAGGGCATCACCGActacaaggagaaaaagaagaaggcaattgatggctgcctctttgtcctgatgataatttactttcatctttcaaaaaacaaaggcaagaagagggctgaaagaccgccaaaaccctggattgccaactggagtaAGGAGCAGTTGGTGGAAAGAATGAGTGCAGAAACAGAGAAAATTTTG GGAATTGTAAAGATGGTGGAgacaagagaaaaaatgaaaaaaatagaaaaaaaagaaaaaaaaacaagaaataaaaaaaataaaaaaaggaaggcGAGTTCAACATCGTCTTCGGAGACAGAAACAACTACTGACAATGGcagttctacctctgagtctgagactcaagaagactcagaggattcaccAAGAAAACACCCcagcaaaaaggggaaaaagtaa
- the LOC110262397 gene encoding zinc finger protein BRUTUS-like, with product MLDHKQEEQLFEDISCVLSELSMLHEALQMNHMLENLSESNFRTSDSKGSENIKKYNELATKLQGMCKSIRVTLDHHLFREECELWPLFGKHFTVEEQDKIVGRIIGTTGAEVLQSMLPWVTSALTQDEQNKMMDTWKQATKNTMFNEWLTECWKDSPAPITQIETSDHNTSRRGAEYQESLDHNDQMFKPGWKDIFRMNQNELESEIRKVYRDSTLDPRRKAYLVQNLMTRSV from the exons ATGTTGGACCATAAGCAGGAAGAACAATTATTTGAGGATATTTCCTGTGTTCTTTCTGAGCTTTCTATGCTTCACGAAGCCTTGCAGATGAACCATATGCTAGAGAACTTAAGTGAAAGTAATTTTAGAACTTCTGATTCCAAGGGTAGTGAGAATATTAAAAAGTATAATGAACTCGCAACTAAGCTTCAAGGAATGTGCAAATCCATAAGGGTTACTCTGGATCATCATCTTTTCAGGGAGGAGTGTGAACTGTGGCCATTATTTGGGAAACATTTCACTGTAGAAGAACAGGACAAGATAGTGGGACGGATAATTGGAACAACTGGAGCCGAAGTTCTCCAATCAATGTTGCCATGGGTAACTTCCGCGCTTACTCAAGATGAACAGAACAAAATGATGGACACATGGAAGCAGGCAACTAAAAACACTATGTTCAATGAATGGCTCACTGAATGCTGGAAAGATAGTCCAGCACCTATAACACAGATAGAAACTTCAGATCATAACACTTCTCGAAGAG GTGCTGAATATCAAGAAAGCTTGGACCATAATGATCAAATGTTCAAGCCTGGTTGGAAAGACATATTCCGGATGAACCAGAATGAACTTGAGTCAGAGATCCGAAAGGTTTATCGTGATTCAACTCTTGATCCAAGGAGAAAGGCATACCTTGTGCAGAATCTGATGACAAGGTCTGTATAA